A stretch of Lysobacter sp. K5869 DNA encodes these proteins:
- a CDS encoding thiamine pyrophosphate-dependent enzyme, producing MPNFNPVASPIPARMKGLNRAEICDVNFVEFVKAWNGRSDARPAPNEAILDGSALDARGFRELFESQLISRHLDLMARVLRVQNKVFYTIGSSGHEGNAMVARAARHTDPAFLHYRSGGFMAERFRKLPGMDPVMDSALSFAASAEDPASGGRHKVWGSKPLWVLPQTSTIASHLPKALGTAVAVETARRLGHNLPIPDDSIAICSFGDASANHATAQTAFNAAAWTAYQKLPAPVLFVCEDNGIGISVKTPGGWIGNRFRTMDGLDYFTADGLDLANGYGDVQRAVEHCRSTRRPTFLHLRTTRIMGHAGTDFEIEWRSVEELCAVEASDPLLRSAAIAMESGLMSKDEVLELYEATRKRCFAAAEEADRRPKIETLAHVIAPLAPYTPAAVQAEAERADYAERRLQAFGGEAKLPEAQPPRHLAIQINNALHDLFAKYPETLLFGEDVAQKGGVYTVTKGLQKAFGPRRVFNTLLDETMILGLAQGFANVGLLPFPEIQYLAYFHNACDQLRGEAASLQFFSNNQYQNPMVVRIAGLGYQRGFGGHFHNDNSITALRDIPGLVVGCPSRGDDAATMLRTLTALAKVDGRVAVFLEPIALYMTKDLYEAGDGQWLTSYPSPDQAMPLGEGRVYGEGDDLVIFTYGNGVPMSLRAARQIEQSHGWKARVVDLRWLVPLNDAYIAEQARGAKRVIVVDEGRRSAGVGEGVITALAEAGLGGVPMQRVVGVDTYTPLAGAAFLVIPGDDDIVRAADALAKG from the coding sequence ATGCCGAACTTCAACCCGGTCGCCAGCCCGATTCCGGCGCGCATGAAGGGGCTCAACCGGGCCGAGATCTGCGACGTCAATTTCGTCGAATTCGTGAAGGCCTGGAACGGCCGCAGCGACGCGCGTCCGGCGCCGAACGAAGCCATCCTCGACGGCAGCGCGCTCGACGCGCGCGGCTTTCGCGAGCTGTTCGAATCGCAGCTGATCAGCCGCCACCTCGATCTGATGGCGCGGGTGCTGCGCGTGCAGAACAAGGTCTTCTACACCATCGGCTCCAGCGGCCACGAAGGCAACGCGATGGTCGCGCGCGCGGCGCGCCACACCGATCCGGCGTTCCTGCATTACCGCAGCGGCGGCTTCATGGCCGAGCGCTTCCGCAAGCTGCCGGGCATGGATCCGGTGATGGATTCGGCGCTGTCCTTCGCCGCCAGCGCCGAAGATCCCGCCTCCGGCGGCCGCCACAAGGTGTGGGGCAGCAAGCCGTTGTGGGTGCTGCCGCAGACCTCGACCATCGCCTCGCATCTGCCCAAGGCGCTGGGCACCGCGGTCGCGGTGGAAACCGCGCGCCGCCTCGGCCACAACCTGCCGATCCCCGACGACAGCATCGCCATCTGCTCCTTCGGCGACGCCTCGGCCAACCACGCCACCGCCCAGACCGCGTTCAACGCCGCCGCCTGGACCGCCTACCAGAAGCTGCCGGCGCCGGTGCTGTTCGTGTGCGAGGACAACGGCATCGGCATCTCGGTGAAGACGCCGGGCGGTTGGATCGGCAACCGCTTCCGCACGATGGACGGGCTGGATTACTTCACCGCCGACGGCCTGGATCTGGCCAACGGCTACGGCGACGTGCAGCGCGCGGTCGAGCATTGCCGCAGCACCCGCCGCCCGACCTTCCTGCACCTGCGCACGACCCGCATCATGGGCCACGCCGGCACCGACTTCGAAATCGAATGGCGTTCGGTCGAGGAACTGTGCGCGGTTGAGGCCAGCGACCCGCTGCTGCGCTCGGCGGCGATCGCGATGGAATCGGGCCTGATGTCGAAGGACGAGGTGCTCGAACTCTACGAAGCCACGCGCAAGCGCTGCTTCGCCGCGGCCGAAGAGGCCGACCGCCGGCCGAAGATCGAAACCCTGGCGCACGTGATCGCGCCGCTGGCGCCGTACACGCCGGCCGCGGTCCAGGCCGAGGCCGAACGCGCCGATTACGCCGAGCGCCGCCTGCAGGCTTTCGGCGGCGAAGCCAAGCTGCCCGAGGCGCAGCCGCCGCGGCATCTGGCGATCCAGATCAACAACGCGCTGCACGATTTGTTCGCGAAGTACCCGGAAACTTTGCTGTTCGGCGAGGACGTGGCGCAGAAGGGCGGCGTCTACACCGTCACCAAGGGCCTGCAGAAGGCGTTCGGTCCGCGCCGGGTGTTCAACACGCTGCTCGACGAGACGATGATCCTCGGCCTGGCCCAGGGCTTCGCCAACGTCGGCCTGCTGCCGTTCCCGGAAATCCAGTACCTGGCGTACTTCCACAACGCCTGCGACCAGTTGCGCGGCGAAGCGGCCTCGCTGCAGTTCTTCAGCAACAACCAGTATCAGAACCCGATGGTGGTGCGCATCGCCGGCCTGGGCTATCAGCGCGGCTTCGGCGGCCACTTCCACAACGACAACTCGATCACGGCGCTGCGCGACATCCCCGGCCTCGTGGTCGGCTGCCCCTCGCGCGGCGACGACGCGGCGACCATGCTGCGCACGCTGACCGCGCTGGCCAAGGTCGACGGCCGCGTGGCCGTGTTCCTGGAGCCGATCGCGTTGTACATGACCAAGGACCTGTACGAAGCCGGCGACGGCCAGTGGCTGACCTCGTACCCGTCGCCGGATCAGGCCATGCCGCTGGGCGAGGGCCGGGTGTATGGTGAGGGCGACGATCTGGTGATCTTCACTTACGGCAACGGTGTCCCGATGAGCTTGCGCGCGGCGCGCCAGATCGAGCAGAGCCACGGCTGGAAGGCCCGCGTGGTCGACCTGCGCTGGCTGGTGCCGCTCAACGATGCGTACATCGCCGAGCAAGCGCGCGGCGCCAAGCGCGTGATCGTGGTCGACGAAGGCCGCCGCAGCGCCGGCGTGGGCGAGGGCGTGATCACCGCGTTGGCCGAGGCCGGCCTGGGCGGCGTGCCGATGCAGCGCGTGGTCGGCGTCGACACCTACACCCCGCTGGCCGGCGCGGCGTTCCTGGTGATCCCGGGCGACGACGACATCGTCCGCGCCGCCGACGCGCTGGCCAAGGGCTGA
- the asnB gene encoding asparagine synthase (glutamine-hydrolyzing), with protein MCGLAGLLRPRNDLDQEHLHALAASMGEALHHRGPDDDGVWADPQAGVALAHRRLSILDLSPLGHQPMPSADGRYVIAYNGEIYNFAELREQLLGLGHGFRGHSDTEVLLAAVSQWGVEAAIARCNGMFAIALWDRERGELWLARDRVGKKPLYYGWAGDTLVFGSELKALWRHPQFDNGVDRDALALLLRYDYVPSPYCIHADTWKLAPGAIARFDAASVARGAGGHDPARDQRRYWDATERMRAALADPFDGDIDAAEDRLDELLREAVGLRMVADVPVGVFLSGGTDSSVVTSLMQALSAKPVQSFTIGFEGSHHDEAPLALEVARHLGTAHTELYVSGGDALAVVPRLPAMFDEPFADASQVPTALVCKLARDLVTVALSGDGGDELFFGYKRYERALRNLNLLHRVPAPLRRWLAGRAQGHGEASRAGGFAAFAAEMGARGIGDVYRNRIVRWRFPQAAVPGARLPPTLYDLAEPLDGHGTAADAMMLADYSVYLPDDLLCKVDRASMAVGLEARAPLLDTRVAEFAWSLPLHYKRGDDGGSKHLLKRVLKRYLPDAMVDRGKRGFGAPVSQWLRGDLREWAEALLDPDTLRAQGYFDVDLVAGLWRSFVDGEKRWHTHLWNVLMFQAWHEHWRSQRDHAGDALAQATSGEGGL; from the coding sequence ATGTGCGGACTGGCCGGACTGCTGCGTCCGCGCAACGATCTCGACCAGGAGCACCTGCACGCGCTCGCCGCTTCGATGGGCGAGGCGCTGCACCATCGCGGCCCCGACGACGACGGCGTCTGGGCCGATCCGCAGGCCGGCGTCGCGCTCGCGCATCGCCGGCTCAGCATTCTCGACCTGTCGCCGCTGGGCCATCAGCCGATGCCCTCGGCCGACGGGCGCTACGTGATCGCCTACAACGGCGAGATCTACAACTTCGCCGAACTGCGCGAGCAACTGCTCGGCCTGGGCCACGGCTTCCGCGGCCATTCCGACACCGAAGTGCTGCTGGCGGCGGTGTCGCAATGGGGCGTGGAGGCGGCGATCGCGCGCTGCAACGGCATGTTCGCCATCGCCTTGTGGGACCGCGAGCGCGGCGAGCTGTGGCTGGCGCGCGACCGGGTCGGCAAGAAACCGCTGTACTACGGCTGGGCCGGCGACACCTTGGTGTTCGGCTCCGAACTCAAGGCGCTGTGGCGGCATCCGCAGTTCGACAACGGCGTCGACCGCGACGCGCTGGCGCTGCTGCTGCGTTACGACTACGTGCCGTCGCCGTACTGCATCCATGCCGATACCTGGAAACTCGCGCCCGGCGCGATCGCGCGCTTCGACGCGGCGAGCGTCGCGCGCGGCGCGGGCGGGCACGATCCGGCGCGCGATCAGCGGCGCTATTGGGACGCCACCGAGCGCATGCGCGCGGCGCTGGCCGATCCGTTCGACGGCGACATCGACGCGGCCGAGGATCGCCTCGACGAACTGCTGCGCGAAGCGGTCGGCCTGCGCATGGTCGCCGACGTGCCGGTCGGCGTGTTCCTGTCCGGCGGCACCGATTCGTCGGTGGTGACCTCGCTGATGCAGGCGCTCAGCGCCAAGCCGGTGCAGAGCTTCACCATCGGCTTCGAAGGCTCGCACCACGACGAGGCGCCGCTTGCGCTCGAGGTGGCGCGGCATCTGGGCACCGCGCACACCGAGCTCTACGTCAGCGGCGGCGACGCGCTGGCGGTGGTGCCGCGCTTGCCGGCGATGTTCGACGAACCCTTCGCCGACGCCTCGCAGGTGCCGACCGCGCTGGTGTGCAAGCTGGCGCGCGATCTGGTCACCGTGGCGCTGTCGGGCGACGGCGGCGACGAATTGTTCTTCGGCTACAAGCGCTACGAACGCGCGCTGCGCAATCTCAACCTGCTGCACCGCGTGCCGGCGCCGCTGCGGCGCTGGCTGGCCGGGCGCGCGCAGGGCCACGGCGAAGCCTCGCGCGCCGGCGGGTTCGCCGCGTTCGCCGCGGAAATGGGCGCGCGCGGGATCGGCGACGTCTACCGCAACCGCATCGTACGCTGGCGCTTCCCGCAGGCGGCGGTGCCGGGCGCGCGCTTGCCGCCGACGCTGTACGACTTGGCCGAACCGCTCGACGGCCACGGCACCGCGGCCGACGCGATGATGCTGGCCGACTACAGCGTGTACCTGCCCGACGATCTGCTGTGCAAGGTCGACCGCGCCAGCATGGCGGTGGGGCTGGAAGCGCGCGCGCCGCTGCTGGATACGCGCGTGGCCGAGTTCGCCTGGTCGCTGCCGCTGCACTACAAGCGCGGCGACGACGGCGGCAGCAAGCATCTGCTCAAGCGCGTGCTCAAGCGCTATTTGCCCGACGCGATGGTCGACCGCGGCAAGCGCGGTTTCGGCGCGCCGGTGTCGCAGTGGCTGCGCGGCGACCTGCGCGAGTGGGCGGAGGCTTTGCTCGATCCGGACACGCTGCGCGCGCAAGGCTATTTCGACGTCGATCTGGTCGCCGGACTGTGGCGCTCCTTCGTCGACGGCGAGAAACGCTGGCACACGCATTTGTGGAACGTGCTGATGTTCCAGGCCTGGCACGAGCATTGGCGGTCGCAGCGCGACCATGCCGGGGATGCGTTGGCGCAGGCGACGAGCGGCGAGGGCGGGTTGTAG
- a CDS encoding succinate dehydrogenase iron-sulfur subunit, whose protein sequence is MAEFSLPKNSKIQKGRHWATPGAKQPRTFKVYRWNPDDGMNPRVDTYEVDLASCGPMVLDALIKIKNEIDPTLTFRRSCREGICGSCAMNIDGTNTLACTRAIADCGDAKGEVPIYPLPHMDVVKDLVPDLTHFYAQYASIRPWLRTQSPTPSDRERLQTPADREKLDGLYECILCACCSTSCPSYWWNGDRYLGPAILLQAYRWIIDSRDEDTGARLDDLEDPFKLYRCHTIMNCARTCPKGLNPAQAIGEIKKLMLQRRV, encoded by the coding sequence ATGGCCGAATTCTCACTGCCGAAGAACTCCAAGATCCAGAAGGGCCGCCACTGGGCGACGCCGGGCGCCAAGCAGCCGCGCACCTTCAAGGTCTACCGCTGGAACCCCGACGACGGCATGAACCCGCGCGTCGATACGTACGAGGTCGATCTGGCCTCGTGCGGTCCGATGGTTCTGGACGCGCTGATCAAGATCAAGAACGAGATCGACCCGACCCTGACCTTCCGCCGCTCCTGCCGCGAAGGCATCTGCGGTTCGTGCGCGATGAACATCGACGGCACCAACACCCTGGCGTGCACCCGCGCCATCGCCGATTGCGGCGACGCCAAGGGCGAAGTGCCGATCTATCCGTTGCCGCACATGGACGTGGTCAAGGATCTGGTCCCGGACCTGACCCACTTCTACGCCCAGTACGCCTCGATCCGCCCGTGGCTGCGCACCCAGAGCCCGACCCCGTCGGACCGCGAGCGCCTGCAGACCCCGGCCGACCGCGAGAAGCTCGACGGCCTGTACGAATGCATCCTGTGCGCGTGCTGCTCGACCAGCTGCCCGAGCTACTGGTGGAACGGCGACCGCTACCTCGGTCCGGCGATCCTGCTTCAGGCCTACCGCTGGATCATCGACTCGCGCGATGAAGACACCGGTGCGCGCCTCGACGATCTGGAAGACCCGTTCAAGCTCTATCGCTGCCACACCATCATGAACTGCGCGCGGACCTGCCCGAAGGGCTTGAATCCGGCGCAGGCCATCGGCGAGATCAAGAAGCTGATGCTGCAGCGCCGGGTCTGA
- the sdhA gene encoding succinate dehydrogenase flavoprotein subunit — translation MVVVGAGGAGLRATFGLAQKGLKTACITKVFPTRSHTVAAQGGVAAALANMGDDNWKYHFYDTVKGSDWLGDQDAIEYMCREAIPAIIELEHYGVPFSRTDDGKIYQRPFGGMTTKFGKGPPAQRTCAAADRTGHAILHTLYQQSLAHDAQFFIEYFALDLIMDEHGACRGVLALDMAEGTLHLFKAQGTVLATGGYGRAYFSATSAHTCTGDGGGMALRAGLGMQDMEFVQFHPTGIYGAGCLITEGVRGEGGILRNSSGERFMERYAPSVKDLAPRDMVSRAMTMEIRDGRGVGEHKDHILLDLTHLGPEVIHKKLPGIAESARIFAGVDVEKQPIPVIPTVHYNMGGIPTNYHGEVVQLRDGNPDAVVPGLYAIGEAACVSVHGANRLGSNSLLDLVVFGRAVANRCAETIVPDGKQAPLAADACDVALARLDKLRNASGSTPTSVIRDKMQRTMQADAAVFRTSQTLAEGVAKMRDIHASFADVKVTDRSMVWNSDLIETFELANLLDQALVTIVSAENRKESRGAHAHEDFPERDDAHWQKHTLCWVDEKGNTRIDYRPVHMQPMTGDVESIPPAKRVY, via the coding sequence ATGGTCGTGGTCGGCGCCGGCGGCGCCGGTCTGCGCGCCACCTTCGGCCTGGCCCAGAAGGGCCTGAAGACCGCCTGCATCACCAAGGTGTTCCCGACCCGTTCGCACACCGTGGCGGCGCAGGGCGGCGTGGCCGCCGCGCTCGCCAACATGGGCGACGACAACTGGAAGTACCACTTCTACGACACCGTCAAGGGCTCGGACTGGCTGGGCGACCAGGACGCCATCGAGTACATGTGCCGCGAAGCGATTCCGGCCATCATCGAGCTCGAACACTACGGCGTGCCGTTCTCGCGCACCGACGACGGCAAGATCTACCAGCGTCCGTTCGGCGGCATGACCACCAAGTTCGGCAAGGGCCCGCCGGCGCAGCGCACCTGCGCCGCGGCCGACCGCACCGGCCACGCGATCCTGCATACCCTGTACCAGCAGTCGCTGGCGCACGACGCGCAGTTCTTCATCGAATACTTCGCCCTCGACCTGATCATGGACGAGCACGGCGCCTGCCGCGGCGTGCTCGCGCTGGACATGGCCGAAGGCACCCTGCACCTGTTCAAGGCGCAGGGCACGGTGCTGGCCACCGGCGGCTACGGCCGCGCCTACTTCAGCGCCACCTCGGCCCACACCTGCACCGGCGACGGCGGCGGCATGGCCCTGCGCGCCGGCCTGGGCATGCAGGACATGGAGTTCGTGCAGTTCCACCCGACCGGCATCTACGGCGCCGGCTGCCTGATCACCGAAGGCGTGCGCGGCGAAGGCGGCATCCTGCGCAACAGCAGCGGCGAGCGCTTCATGGAGCGCTACGCGCCGAGCGTGAAGGACCTCGCCCCGCGCGACATGGTCAGCCGCGCGATGACCATGGAAATCCGCGACGGCCGCGGCGTCGGCGAGCACAAGGACCACATCCTGCTCGACCTGACCCACCTCGGCCCGGAAGTCATCCACAAGAAGCTGCCGGGCATCGCCGAATCGGCGCGCATCTTCGCCGGCGTGGACGTGGAGAAGCAGCCGATCCCGGTGATTCCGACCGTGCACTACAACATGGGCGGCATCCCCACCAACTACCACGGCGAAGTGGTGCAGCTGCGCGACGGCAACCCCGACGCGGTGGTCCCGGGCCTGTACGCGATCGGCGAAGCCGCCTGCGTGTCGGTGCACGGCGCCAACCGCCTGGGCTCGAACTCGCTGCTCGATCTGGTCGTGTTCGGCCGCGCGGTCGCCAACCGCTGCGCCGAAACCATCGTTCCGGACGGCAAGCAGGCGCCGCTCGCGGCCGATGCCTGCGACGTCGCCCTGGCGCGCCTGGACAAGCTGCGCAACGCCAGCGGCAGCACGCCGACCTCGGTCATCCGCGACAAGATGCAGCGCACCATGCAGGCCGACGCGGCGGTGTTCCGCACCAGCCAGACCCTCGCCGAAGGTGTGGCCAAGATGCGCGACATCCATGCCTCGTTCGCCGACGTCAAGGTCACCGACCGTTCGATGGTGTGGAACTCGGACCTGATCGAAACCTTCGAGCTGGCCAACCTGCTCGATCAGGCGCTGGTCACCATCGTGTCGGCCGAGAACCGCAAGGAATCGCGCGGCGCGCATGCGCACGAGGACTTCCCGGAGCGCGACGACGCGCACTGGCAGAAGCACACGCTGTGCTGGGTGGACGAGAAGGGCAATACCCGCATCGACTACCGCCCCGTCCACATGCAGCCGATGACGGGCGATGTCGAATCGATCCCGCCGGCCAAGCGCGTCTACTGA
- a CDS encoding lipoprotein-releasing ABC transporter permease subunit, translating into MFKPISVAIGLRYLRAKRRNGFISFISLASIAGIALGVTALITTLAVMSGFQREIRDRMLQMAAHATVSAYGEPLEDWRHAVDLAMADKRVAGAAPYVEKEALLSAARQQPAVVRGIDPALERRVSVLADRMVEGKLDALEPGSFKIVLGKELALWMGAQVGDSVVVMTADGRSTPMGAMPQLKRFTVSGIFEAGYNEFDRGLAVVNMQDLQRVLRMGEGVTGVRLKLHDMDQAWDVARELSVNLGGPYRVSDWSSDNANMFRALKMEKTVMAILLSLIIAMGAFNLVSSQVMLVTDKQADIAIQRTLGLTPMSVMRIFVVQGTLIGIIGTVIGVIGGIVLTLNLERILKAIETVLGVQLMPEDVYYITGLPTDLQTSDVTIIACVALAMAFLATIYPAWRAARTAPAEALRYE; encoded by the coding sequence ATGTTCAAACCCATTTCCGTCGCCATCGGCCTGCGCTACCTGCGCGCCAAACGCCGCAACGGCTTCATCTCCTTCATCTCGCTCGCCTCCATCGCCGGCATCGCCCTGGGCGTGACCGCGCTGATCACCACGCTGGCGGTGATGAGCGGCTTCCAGCGCGAAATCCGCGACCGCATGCTGCAGATGGCCGCCCACGCCACCGTCAGCGCCTACGGCGAACCGCTGGAGGACTGGCGCCACGCGGTCGATCTGGCCATGGCCGACAAGCGCGTCGCCGGCGCGGCGCCTTATGTGGAGAAGGAAGCGCTGCTCTCGGCCGCGCGCCAGCAGCCCGCGGTGGTGCGCGGCATCGATCCGGCGCTGGAGCGCCGCGTCTCGGTGCTGGCCGACAGGATGGTCGAGGGCAAGCTCGACGCGCTGGAACCGGGCAGCTTCAAGATCGTGCTCGGCAAGGAACTGGCGCTGTGGATGGGCGCGCAGGTCGGCGACAGCGTGGTGGTGATGACCGCCGACGGCCGCAGCACGCCGATGGGCGCGATGCCGCAGCTCAAGCGCTTCACCGTCAGCGGCATCTTCGAGGCCGGCTACAACGAATTCGACCGCGGTCTGGCCGTGGTCAACATGCAGGACCTGCAGCGCGTGCTGCGCATGGGCGAGGGCGTCACCGGCGTGCGCCTGAAGCTGCACGACATGGATCAGGCCTGGGATGTGGCGCGCGAGCTGTCGGTCAACCTCGGCGGCCCGTACCGGGTCAGCGACTGGAGCAGCGACAACGCCAACATGTTCCGCGCGCTGAAGATGGAGAAGACGGTGATGGCGATCCTGCTGTCGCTGATCATCGCCATGGGCGCGTTCAATCTGGTGTCCTCGCAGGTGATGCTGGTCACCGACAAGCAGGCCGACATCGCGATCCAGCGCACCCTCGGTCTCACGCCGATGAGCGTGATGCGCATCTTCGTGGTCCAGGGCACGCTGATCGGCATCATCGGCACGGTGATCGGCGTGATCGGCGGCATCGTGCTGACCTTGAACCTCGAACGCATCCTCAAGGCCATCGAGACGGTGCTCGGCGTGCAGCTGATGCCGGAGGACGTCTACTACATCACCGGCCTGCCGACCGATCTGCAGACCAGCGACGTGACCATCATCGCCTGCGTCGCCCTGGCCATGGCGTTCCTCGCCACCATCTATCCCGCCTGGCGCGCCGCGCGCACGGCCCCGGCCGAGGCGCTGCGCTATGAATGA
- a CDS encoding MAPEG family protein, whose translation MQSKAIFLPALAMAALTCAVWLRMFYVRIGQMRRDRIHPQAVATSAQAVAKLTESKAADNFRNLFELPVLFYFALTVAAFNGFDDAATLALAWLFVALRIAHSAIQCGYNKVMHRFYAYAAGGLALWALWARIGVGLLTQ comes from the coding sequence ATGCAGAGCAAGGCGATCTTCCTTCCCGCGCTGGCGATGGCCGCGCTGACCTGCGCGGTGTGGCTGCGCATGTTCTACGTGCGCATCGGCCAGATGCGGCGCGACCGCATCCATCCGCAAGCGGTGGCGACCTCGGCGCAAGCGGTGGCGAAGCTGACCGAATCCAAGGCGGCGGACAATTTCCGCAACCTGTTCGAGCTGCCGGTGCTGTTTTATTTCGCGCTGACCGTGGCCGCGTTCAACGGCTTCGACGACGCGGCGACCTTGGCGCTGGCGTGGCTGTTCGTCGCCTTGCGCATCGCCCACAGCGCGATCCAGTGCGGCTACAACAAAGTGATGCACCGCTTCTACGCCTACGCCGCCGGCGGCTTGGCGCTGTGGGCGTTGTGGGCGCGCATCGGCGTCGGCTTGCTGACGCAGTGA
- a CDS encoding succinate dehydrogenase assembly factor 2: MSDTPSAEERDELELRRLRWRCRRGMRELDQLLGRYLDRVWRQSSEDERGVFLRLLETEDDKLWHWFMGHEEAQDARLQGLVEKIRNIPV, encoded by the coding sequence ATGAGCGACACCCCCTCGGCCGAAGAGCGCGACGAACTCGAACTGCGCCGCCTGCGCTGGCGCTGCCGCCGCGGCATGCGCGAGCTCGACCAATTGCTCGGGCGTTATCTCGACCGCGTGTGGCGGCAGTCTTCCGAAGACGAGCGCGGGGTTTTCCTACGGCTGCTGGAAACCGAGGACGATAAGCTCTGGCACTGGTTCATGGGCCACGAGGAAGCGCAGGATGCGCGGTTGCAGGGGCTGGTGGAGAAGATCCGCAACATCCCGGTGTGA
- a CDS encoding folate-binding protein, translating into MPDNPQALPGQAFALPGQRLIALEGRDAAAFAQAQFMNAVKALADGHWQWSGWLTPKGRAIALFALLRLSDQRIWLAVPDADAAALVEALKRFVFRSKLALGVREDLVIEGRFGAPERAAGAAIAGDGDGPVEIDLSADGAARALRIVPAAQAAAADAALAAQWALADLRHGLPRLPASQAEQWTPQQLSLDRLRGYSVKKGCYPGQEIVARTHFLGKAKRGLALFACPAPVEAGAEVRGESAALGTVAASASDGATHLALAVLPLERAEGAAFIDAQPVQEIPLLDGLAR; encoded by the coding sequence ATGCCTGACAACCCGCAAGCCTTGCCCGGACAGGCCTTCGCCCTGCCCGGCCAGCGACTCATCGCTCTGGAGGGCCGCGACGCCGCGGCTTTCGCCCAGGCGCAGTTCATGAACGCCGTCAAAGCCTTGGCCGACGGCCACTGGCAATGGAGCGGCTGGCTCACGCCCAAAGGCCGCGCGATCGCCCTGTTCGCCTTGCTGCGCCTGTCCGATCAGCGCATCTGGCTGGCCGTGCCCGATGCCGACGCGGCCGCGCTGGTCGAGGCGCTCAAGCGTTTCGTGTTCCGCAGCAAGCTCGCGCTCGGCGTGCGTGAAGATCTTGTGATCGAAGGCCGCTTCGGCGCGCCCGAACGCGCCGCGGGCGCGGCCATCGCCGGCGACGGCGACGGCCCCGTCGAAATCGATCTCAGCGCGGACGGCGCCGCGCGCGCTTTGCGCATCGTGCCGGCCGCGCAGGCCGCGGCCGCCGACGCGGCGCTGGCCGCGCAGTGGGCGCTGGCCGATCTGCGCCACGGCCTGCCGCGCCTGCCCGCGTCGCAGGCCGAGCAATGGACCCCGCAGCAGTTGTCGCTGGACCGGCTGCGCGGCTACAGCGTCAAGAAGGGCTGCTATCCGGGCCAGGAAATCGTCGCCCGCACCCATTTCCTCGGCAAAGCCAAGCGCGGGCTGGCGCTGTTCGCCTGCCCCGCCCCGGTCGAGGCCGGCGCGGAAGTGCGCGGCGAGAGCGCGGCGCTGGGAACCGTGGCGGCGAGCGCGAGCGACGGCGCGACCCATCTGGCGTTGGCGGTGTTGCCGCTGGAGCGCGCGGAAGGCGCGGCGTTCATCGACGCACAGCCCGTGCAGGAAATCCCCCTGCTCGACGGACTGGCCCGCTAA
- a CDS encoding DUF1674 domain-containing protein produces the protein MIGETTPEARSDDASETPATPVSETGGHSPSAKDVPDDAADKQPLPKEHGGREGLEPTRYGDWEKNGRCIDF, from the coding sequence ATGATAGGCGAAACCACCCCGGAAGCACGTTCGGACGACGCGTCCGAGACCCCGGCGACTCCCGTTTCCGAAACGGGAGGCCACTCGCCTTCCGCCAAGGACGTTCCCGACGATGCGGCCGACAAGCAGCCGCTTCCGAAGGAGCACGGTGGTCGCGAGGGTCTCGAACCGACCCGCTACGGCGACTGGGAAAAGAACGGACGTTGCATCGACTTCTAG
- the sdhD gene encoding succinate dehydrogenase, hydrophobic membrane anchor protein: MSIFSQKQLRTPLKSARGLGSAKDGTHHFVVQRVTAIALIFLCLYVIGLIVSWIGGDYASVRASVAHPCNAVLLSAFVVAMFWHAKLGLQTVIEDYVHAPGLAVASQIAVVFVCALAALASVLAIIRIALGA, from the coding sequence ATGAGCATCTTCAGCCAAAAGCAACTGCGCACCCCGCTCAAGTCCGCGCGCGGACTGGGTTCGGCGAAGGACGGCACGCACCACTTCGTGGTCCAGCGCGTCACCGCGATCGCGCTGATCTTCCTGTGCCTGTACGTGATCGGCCTGATCGTGTCGTGGATCGGCGGCGACTACGCCAGCGTCCGCGCCAGCGTCGCCCATCCCTGCAACGCGGTGCTGCTGAGCGCGTTCGTCGTGGCGATGTTCTGGCACGCCAAGCTCGGCCTGCAGACCGTCATCGAGGACTACGTCCACGCCCCGGGCCTGGCGGTCGCTTCGCAGATCGCCGTCGTTTTCGTTTGCGCACTCGCGGCCCTGGCCAGCGTGCTCGCCATCATCCGCATCGCGCTGGGAGCCTGA
- the sdhC gene encoding succinate dehydrogenase, cytochrome b556 subunit, with product MANRERPLSPHLQVYRWQVQMVTSILHRATGVILSIGALLIAWGLTALAAGPDAWATFTACARSPLGFLILFGWTWAFAFHLINGIRHLIQDAGYAYKIQSFVRNSWISVIGSLLLTAAIWVVAMMSRGGA from the coding sequence ATGGCGAACCGCGAACGACCTTTGTCGCCACACCTGCAGGTTTACCGCTGGCAGGTTCAGATGGTGACCTCGATCCTGCACCGCGCGACCGGTGTCATCCTTTCCATCGGCGCCCTGCTGATCGCCTGGGGCCTGACCGCCCTGGCCGCCGGGCCGGACGCATGGGCGACCTTCACCGCCTGCGCGCGCTCGCCGCTGGGCTTCCTGATCCTGTTCGGCTGGACCTGGGCCTTCGCCTTCCACCTGATCAACGGCATCCGCCATCTGATCCAGGACGCGGGCTACGCCTACAAGATCCAGTCCTTCGTCCGCAACAGCTGGATCAGCGTCATCGGCAGCCTGCTGCTGACCGCCGCGATCTGGGTCGTCGCCATGATGTCGCGAGGTGGCGCATGA